A region from the Manihot esculenta cultivar AM560-2 chromosome 13, M.esculenta_v8, whole genome shotgun sequence genome encodes:
- the LOC110629493 gene encoding cell number regulator 1 — translation MNPAKYPPQGFPAMNIHTTHPPYISSTNATATRWSTGLCHCCDDPANCLVTFICPCVTFGQIAEIVNKGSISCAASGAVYGMLLGLTGLSCLYSCFYRSRMRGQYDLEEAPCVDCLVHFFCEPCALCQEYRELKNRGFDMGIGWQANMDRQSRGITAAPTVGGGMSR, via the exons CCTCCACAAGGGTTTCCGGCCATGAACATCCACACCACCCATCCTCCCTATATCTCCTCCACCAATGCCACCGCAACACGGTGGTCCACGGGGCTTTGTCACTGTTGCGACGACCCAGCAAATTGTCTTGTTACTTTCATATGTCCTTGTGTTACATTTGGACAGATTGCAGAGATAGTGAATAAGGGATCAATAT CTTGTGCAGCAAGTGGTGCAGTTTATGGGATGCTACTGGGTTTGACAGGGCTATCATGCCTGTACTCGTGCTTCTATAGGTCAAGAATGAGAGGACAATACGACTTGGAGGAGGCACCTTGTGTGGATTGCTTGGTTCATTTTTTCTGTGAGCCTTGTGCACTTTGCCAAGAATATCGAGAGCTCAAGAATCGTGGTTTTGATATGGGAATTG GTTGGCAGGCCAACATGGATAGGCAAAGCCGTGGAATCACCGCAGCTCCGACTGTGGGCGGTGGTATGAGCCGATGA